A genomic stretch from Mycobacteriales bacterium includes:
- the nudC gene encoding NAD(+) diphosphatase: MDLPAFGTGEMDRAANRREDQGWLAERWADPTSRVLVLDDALRVTVEDTPDGARLVLSPPVGLAMTALLGVDATGVAYFSASGDPPRRLDTRLAGLRDVATSLDAREAHLLVTAVALANWHASHPCCPRCGAPTIAAAAGFARRCPADESLHFPRTDPAVIMLVSDGDRRCLLGRRPDWPPGRFSTLAGFVEPGETAEQAVVREVREEVGLAVRDVRYAASQPWPFPASLMLGFTAIGAAEPPVLADAELEEAAWFDRAQLLGGEVQLPPPISIARRLIDGWLRP, encoded by the coding sequence GTGGACCTACCCGCCTTCGGCACCGGAGAGATGGACCGGGCGGCGAACCGTCGCGAGGATCAGGGGTGGTTGGCCGAACGCTGGGCCGATCCGACGAGCCGGGTGCTGGTACTGGACGACGCCCTTCGCGTGACGGTCGAGGACACCCCGGACGGAGCCCGACTGGTGCTCAGCCCGCCGGTCGGCCTGGCGATGACGGCGCTGCTCGGTGTGGATGCCACCGGCGTGGCGTACTTCAGCGCCAGCGGCGATCCGCCGCGCCGGTTGGACACCCGGCTGGCCGGCCTGCGAGACGTCGCGACCTCGCTCGACGCCCGCGAGGCGCACCTGCTGGTCACCGCCGTCGCCCTGGCCAACTGGCACGCCAGCCATCCATGTTGCCCACGCTGCGGGGCGCCGACGATCGCGGCGGCGGCGGGCTTCGCCCGGCGGTGCCCGGCCGATGAGAGCCTGCACTTCCCGCGCACCGACCCGGCCGTGATCATGCTGGTGAGCGACGGGGATCGGCGCTGTCTACTCGGGCGACGGCCCGACTGGCCGCCGGGCCGGTTCTCCACGCTGGCCGGTTTCGTCGAACCGGGGGAGACCGCCGAGCAGGCGGTGGTCCGCGAGGTGCGCGAGGAGGTCGGCCTCGCGGTGCGCGACGTCCGCTACGCGGCGAGCCAGCCATGGCCGTTCCCGGCCAGCCTGATGCTCGGTTTCACCGCGATCGGTGCGGCCGAGCCGCCGGTGCTCGCCGATGCCGAACTCGAGGAAGCCGCCTGGTTCGACCGTGCGCAGTTGCTGGGCGGGGAGGTGCAGCTTCCGCCGCCGATCTCGATCGCCCGCCGGCTGATCGACGGCTGGCTGCGGCCGTGA
- a CDS encoding mycoredoxin — protein MSGQLTLYSTPWCGYCTRLKRHLERAGISFAEVDIDRDPNAAEFVMSVNGGNQTVPTVLLPDGTALSNPSVTELTAALRG, from the coding sequence GTGTCCGGCCAGCTGACGCTCTACAGCACGCCGTGGTGCGGGTACTGCACCCGGCTCAAGCGGCACCTGGAGCGGGCCGGGATCTCGTTCGCGGAGGTCGACATCGACCGTGATCCAAATGCCGCCGAGTTCGTCATGTCGGTCAACGGCGGCAACCAGACCGTGCCGACGGTGCTCCTTCCGGACGGGACCGCGCTGAGCAACCCGAGCGTCACCGAGCTCACCGCGGCCCTGCGCGGCTGA
- a CDS encoding ATP-dependent DNA helicase UvrD2: MPVMTPEDVLAALDPEQRTAVEAIRGPVCILAGAGTGKTRTITHRIAYGALIGAAPAEQVLAVTFTTRAASELRTRLRGLGVGQVAARTFHAAALAQLKYFWPRIVGGGFPEIVESKLRLVGAAAARARVTPGSAELKDLAAEIEWAKSTLSGPDGYPAAAAAARRSPPLPAPKVAEVYTAYEALKGERGLLDFEDLLLVTAVALEDHGDVAAEVRARYRYFVVDEYQDVTPVQQRLLNAWLGGREELCVVGDASQTIYSFTGASANHLLDFPRRHPQATVVRLVRDYRSTPQVVSLARSVLADAPSRLELVAQRPAGAAPVFREFADEPAEAEGVARRCRELIDAGTRPDEIAVLYRINAQSAAYEAALAGHGIAYLVRGGERFFDRPEIRQAIGLLRGAARSDGGGGDLVAGVSDVLSATGWTATAPDGPGAVRERWESVRALLGLAEELAAGNPRADLADLVAELAERTAAQHPPIVAGVTLGSLHSAKGLEWDAVFLVGLVDGVLPITYAVTEEQIAEERRLLYVGITRARQHIWLSWAGSRVPGGRRGRSPSRFLDGLTPGGTGPPVGRPGRGPRPGPVMCRVCGKPVRAPVERTLGRCAGCPGSLDEGLFDRLKAWRLDAARTLGQPAYCVFTDATLTAIAEQKPATTEALEAIPGVGATKLTKFGPAVLDLVAAAG; this comes from the coding sequence ATGCCCGTAATGACCCCCGAGGACGTGCTCGCCGCGCTGGACCCCGAGCAGCGGACGGCCGTCGAGGCGATCCGCGGGCCGGTCTGCATCCTCGCCGGCGCCGGAACCGGGAAGACCCGGACGATCACCCACCGGATCGCCTACGGGGCGCTGATCGGGGCCGCACCCGCCGAACAGGTCCTCGCGGTTACCTTCACCACCCGGGCGGCGAGTGAACTGCGCACCCGGCTGCGCGGCCTCGGGGTCGGCCAGGTCGCCGCCCGGACCTTCCACGCCGCCGCCCTCGCACAGCTCAAGTACTTCTGGCCACGAATCGTCGGCGGTGGTTTCCCGGAGATCGTCGAGAGCAAGCTGAGGCTCGTCGGGGCTGCGGCCGCGCGGGCGCGGGTGACACCCGGCAGTGCCGAGCTCAAGGACCTGGCCGCGGAAATCGAGTGGGCGAAATCCACGCTTTCCGGTCCGGACGGGTACCCGGCGGCGGCCGCTGCCGCCCGCCGGAGCCCGCCGCTGCCCGCCCCCAAGGTGGCCGAGGTCTACACCGCCTACGAAGCGCTCAAGGGCGAACGCGGGCTGCTCGACTTCGAGGATCTGCTGCTCGTCACGGCGGTCGCCCTGGAGGATCACGGGGACGTCGCGGCGGAGGTCCGAGCCCGCTACCGGTACTTCGTCGTCGATGAATACCAGGACGTCACCCCGGTACAGCAGCGTCTGCTCAACGCCTGGCTCGGTGGTCGCGAGGAGCTCTGCGTGGTCGGCGACGCGAGCCAGACCATCTACTCCTTCACCGGGGCGTCGGCCAACCACCTGCTGGATTTCCCGCGGCGCCATCCCCAGGCAACCGTCGTGCGGTTGGTCCGCGACTACCGGTCGACGCCGCAGGTCGTCAGCCTCGCCCGGTCGGTGCTCGCGGACGCGCCGAGCCGCCTCGAGCTCGTCGCGCAGCGGCCGGCCGGCGCCGCACCCGTGTTCCGAGAGTTCGCGGACGAGCCCGCCGAGGCCGAGGGGGTGGCCCGCCGCTGTCGGGAGTTGATCGACGCCGGAACGCGACCCGACGAGATTGCGGTGCTCTATCGGATCAACGCGCAGTCGGCCGCGTACGAAGCCGCGCTCGCCGGGCACGGCATCGCGTATCTGGTCCGCGGGGGTGAGCGCTTCTTCGACCGACCGGAGATCCGCCAGGCGATCGGCCTGCTCCGCGGCGCGGCTCGGTCTGACGGCGGCGGGGGGGACCTGGTGGCCGGGGTGAGCGATGTTCTCAGCGCGACCGGCTGGACAGCCACGGCACCGGACGGTCCCGGTGCGGTCCGTGAACGCTGGGAGTCGGTTCGGGCCCTGCTCGGCCTGGCCGAAGAGCTGGCGGCCGGGAACCCGCGGGCCGACCTGGCTGACCTCGTCGCCGAACTTGCCGAGCGCACCGCCGCCCAACATCCGCCGATCGTCGCGGGGGTCACCCTGGGCTCGCTGCACTCCGCGAAAGGCCTCGAATGGGATGCGGTCTTCCTCGTCGGGCTGGTCGACGGGGTGCTACCCATCACCTACGCGGTGACCGAGGAACAGATCGCCGAGGAGCGCCGGCTGCTCTACGTCGGCATCACCCGGGCCCGACAGCACATCTGGCTGTCCTGGGCCGGTTCACGAGTCCCGGGCGGTCGCCGGGGGCGGTCCCCGAGTCGGTTCCTGGACGGCCTGACTCCTGGCGGCACCGGACCGCCGGTCGGCCGGCCCGGACGTGGTCCGCGTCCCGGACCGGTGATGTGCCGGGTGTGCGGGAAGCCGGTACGGGCGCCGGTCGAGCGCACGCTCGGTCGCTGTGCCGGCTGCCCCGGCAGCCTGGACGAGGGGCTGTTCGACCGGTTGAAGGCCTGGCGTCTCGACGCGGCCCGGACCCTGGGCCAGCCGGCCTACTGCGTGTTCACCGACGCGACCCTCACCGCGATCGCCGAACAGAAGCCGGCGACGACGGAGGCGCTCGAGGCGATCCCGGGGGTCGGCGCGACCAAGCTCACCAAGTTCGGGCCGGCGGTTCTCGACCTCGTCGCTGCCGCAGGCTGA
- the tesB gene encoding acyl-CoA thioesterase II, producing the protein MTAALDALVALLDLEQIELDIFRGTGPAEARPRVFGGQVAGQALVAAGRTVPADRPVHSLHAYFLRPGDPATPIVYEVDRLRDGRSFTTRRVVAVQHGQPIFNLSASFHHHEPGIEHQVKMPTVADPETLPTMRERLAPYRDRFPTWWDRPRPIDIRYVGQPPWAPRSADDREPVSQVWMRADGTLPDNPLLHVCAVTYASDMTLLDSALIAHGLSLDQPNVQVASLDHAMWFHRPFRADDWLLYSQSSPSASGARGLAQGQLFARDGRLVVSVVQEGLLRVTG; encoded by the coding sequence ATGACGGCCGCCCTGGATGCATTGGTCGCGTTGCTCGATCTCGAGCAGATCGAGCTCGACATCTTCCGCGGCACGGGGCCCGCGGAGGCCCGGCCGCGGGTCTTCGGGGGCCAGGTGGCGGGGCAGGCCCTGGTTGCGGCCGGTCGTACCGTGCCGGCCGACCGACCGGTGCATTCCCTGCACGCCTACTTCCTGCGCCCCGGCGATCCGGCGACCCCGATCGTCTACGAGGTCGACCGGCTGCGTGACGGCCGGTCCTTCACGACCCGGCGGGTGGTGGCGGTCCAGCACGGCCAGCCGATCTTCAACCTCTCCGCGTCGTTCCACCATCACGAGCCGGGGATCGAGCACCAGGTGAAGATGCCGACCGTGGCAGACCCGGAGACGTTGCCGACCATGCGTGAGCGCCTCGCGCCCTACCGGGACCGTTTCCCCACCTGGTGGGACCGACCGCGCCCGATCGACATCCGTTACGTCGGTCAACCGCCCTGGGCCCCCCGCTCCGCCGACGACCGGGAGCCGGTCAGCCAGGTCTGGATGCGGGCCGACGGGACGTTGCCCGACAACCCGCTGCTGCACGTCTGCGCCGTGACCTACGCGAGCGATATGACGCTGCTCGACTCGGCGCTCATCGCGCACGGGCTGTCGCTGGACCAACCCAACGTTCAGGTGGCCAGTCTCGACCACGCGATGTGGTTCCATCGCCCGTTCCGGGCCGATGACTGGCTGCTCTACTCGCAGTCGTCGCCGTCCGCGTCCGGCGCGCGCGGGCTGGCGCAGGGTCAGTTGTTTGCCAGAGACGGTCGGCTCGTCGTCTCGGTGGTGCAGGAGGGGCTGCTCCGGGTCACGGGATGA
- a CDS encoding WhiB family transcriptional regulator, translating to MQDTAFDVVAEPALPCWDVDPDLFFAESPADVEFAKAVCGDCPLRPACLAGALERREPWGVWGGELLVGGVVVARKRPRGRPRKNDVAA from the coding sequence ATGCAGGACACCGCGTTCGACGTTGTCGCCGAGCCGGCTCTTCCCTGCTGGGACGTCGACCCCGATCTGTTTTTCGCCGAGTCCCCGGCTGACGTCGAGTTCGCCAAGGCGGTGTGTGGCGACTGCCCGTTGCGTCCGGCATGTCTGGCCGGGGCCCTCGAGCGGCGTGAGCCGTGGGGGGTCTGGGGGGGCGAGCTGCTCGTCGGCGGCGTTGTCGTCGCGCGCAAGCGACCGCGCGGGCGGCCACGCAAGAACGACGTGGCCGCGTGA
- a CDS encoding alkaline phosphatase family protein, producing MPDRDVSSVRVSGRSANLERAVEALCAEQLAGIVDLVAYPEPGAVVVANSDGASRLFPDGTVAERLWGADPVAAQDPLAFATIEGERADPSPPNSRNSYPHAAVRLHSLFADPRAPDIAVVHTGRHFWPERGGHLGEHGSLGVVQSRAPLLLSGPGIAGRGLLSRAARVVDIAPTMAWLSGVDLDRLSELDGSALVDLAERGAPRVVGLLWDGANSNSLLELAGSGELPAVARLLESGCALAGGAVAEFPSVTLVNHTSALTGVGPGRHGIVHNAYFDRALDERVVPNDSGNWHRAMDWLRPGVSTVFEWVDGPTACVNDPVDRGADYSTFGLIRDSRESGGANAFRSSLPDPREDRHATQEFVADGDYAWSTQVDAAGLSQMLGLWATFAAAPRLTWWNTTLTDTGHHNGGPHSRSAHAALRDADRRLGAFLDHLDRVGGMDDTVFLLTADHGSEGADPSCRGDWDEALREAGIAFRDEAYGFLYLGV from the coding sequence ATGCCTGACCGAGACGTGTCCTCGGTCCGCGTGTCCGGCAGGTCTGCCAACCTCGAGCGGGCGGTCGAGGCGCTCTGCGCGGAGCAGTTGGCAGGCATCGTCGATCTGGTCGCATACCCCGAGCCTGGGGCGGTCGTCGTCGCCAACTCCGATGGCGCCAGCCGGCTGTTCCCGGACGGCACCGTGGCCGAGCGGCTCTGGGGCGCCGATCCCGTGGCCGCCCAGGACCCGCTGGCCTTCGCCACGATCGAGGGCGAGCGGGCCGATCCGTCGCCGCCGAATTCCCGCAACTCCTACCCGCATGCGGCGGTCCGGCTGCATTCGCTGTTCGCCGACCCGCGCGCGCCGGACATCGCGGTCGTGCATACCGGGCGCCATTTCTGGCCCGAGCGCGGCGGTCACCTCGGCGAGCACGGGTCCCTCGGGGTCGTGCAGTCTCGGGCGCCGCTGCTGCTGTCCGGCCCGGGCATCGCGGGGCGCGGTCTGCTTTCCAGGGCAGCCAGGGTGGTCGACATCGCCCCCACCATGGCCTGGCTGTCCGGCGTCGATCTGGACCGGCTCAGCGAGCTGGACGGATCGGCTCTGGTTGACCTTGCCGAGCGTGGCGCCCCGCGGGTCGTCGGATTGCTATGGGATGGCGCCAACAGCAACAGCCTGCTGGAGTTGGCCGGCTCCGGGGAATTGCCCGCGGTCGCCCGCTTGCTCGAGTCTGGATGCGCGCTCGCCGGCGGCGCGGTCGCCGAGTTTCCGAGCGTGACCCTGGTCAACCACACGTCGGCACTTACCGGCGTCGGCCCTGGCCGGCACGGCATCGTGCACAACGCCTACTTCGACCGGGCACTCGACGAGCGCGTGGTACCGAACGATTCCGGAAACTGGCATCGCGCGATGGACTGGCTACGGCCCGGCGTGAGCACTGTTTTCGAGTGGGTCGACGGGCCGACCGCCTGCGTGAACGACCCGGTGGATCGGGGCGCCGACTATTCGACATTCGGTCTGATCCGCGACAGTCGGGAGTCCGGTGGGGCGAACGCCTTCCGCTCCTCCCTACCCGACCCGAGGGAGGACCGGCACGCGACGCAGGAGTTCGTCGCCGACGGTGACTACGCATGGTCGACCCAGGTGGACGCAGCCGGGCTGTCTCAGATGCTCGGGCTGTGGGCCACGTTTGCGGCGGCGCCGCGGCTGACCTGGTGGAACACGACCCTCACCGACACCGGGCACCACAACGGTGGCCCGCATTCCCGGTCGGCGCACGCCGCGCTGCGCGATGCCGACCGTCGGCTCGGTGCGTTCCTCGACCACCTGGACAGGGTCGGCGGCATGGACGACACCGTGTTCCTGCTCACCGCGGATCACGGCTCGGAGGGCGCCGACCCGTCCTGCCGCGGTGACTGGGACGAGGCGCTTCGGGAGGCCGGCATCGCGTTCCGCGACGAGGCCTACGGCTTCCTCTACCTGGGGGTCTGA
- a CDS encoding PP2C family protein-serine/threonine phosphatase — protein MPDGVAAPAAPDLIGMRGEDPIMSPVHSGSGASGTYAHVAALLHESRRAAPDALGSFLASRVRGFGMRDLSVYLTDYEQRRLVPIVGSTETASLDMDTSIGGNAFTTGRQLEERTNLGVQLWNVVVAGATRLGVLALTVSPVDEEARALAESLAGVVAALLVTRGQCTDGYTILQRSQSISLAAEIQWQLLPPLSLDSGRVSVAGLIQPAYEVGGDCFDYAVNGDTLDFAVFDAMGHGLESSQLAHLAVSSYRNSRRSGRDLPATCQALDAAIASRGRGEAFVTCLLGRLDLVTGKLTRINMGHPLPLLVRDGKVVGPLACKPTLPAGLGGGLAEVANDILEPGDRVFCITDGVVDAHRPGGEDFGEERLVALLEAQSQIQLGTTEMVRQLSHTVLDHHGVLSDDTTAFLVDFH, from the coding sequence GTGCCAGACGGCGTCGCCGCCCCGGCCGCTCCAGATTTGATCGGCATGCGCGGCGAAGATCCGATCATGTCGCCCGTGCACAGCGGCTCCGGCGCGTCGGGGACATACGCCCATGTCGCGGCTCTGCTGCACGAGTCCCGCCGAGCCGCGCCGGACGCGCTCGGGTCTTTCCTCGCGTCCCGGGTGCGAGGCTTCGGGATGCGGGACCTGTCGGTGTACCTGACCGACTACGAGCAGCGTCGCCTCGTGCCAATTGTTGGGTCCACCGAGACCGCGTCGCTGGACATGGACACGTCCATCGGAGGGAACGCGTTCACCACGGGTCGCCAGCTCGAGGAGCGGACCAACCTCGGCGTCCAGTTGTGGAATGTTGTTGTCGCCGGGGCCACCCGGCTGGGGGTGTTGGCTCTCACTGTTTCGCCAGTGGACGAGGAGGCTCGCGCGCTGGCGGAAAGCCTCGCCGGTGTCGTCGCCGCGCTGCTTGTGACCCGGGGCCAGTGCACCGACGGCTACACCATCCTGCAACGCAGCCAGAGCATCAGCCTGGCAGCAGAAATCCAATGGCAGTTACTGCCACCGCTGAGTCTCGACAGCGGGCGAGTGTCCGTGGCGGGACTGATCCAGCCTGCCTATGAAGTCGGGGGCGACTGCTTCGACTATGCCGTCAACGGCGACACCCTCGACTTCGCGGTCTTCGACGCGATGGGCCACGGTTTGGAGTCCAGCCAGCTCGCGCACCTCGCCGTGAGCAGCTATCGGAACAGCCGACGCTCCGGCCGCGACCTCCCCGCCACCTGCCAGGCGCTGGACGCGGCCATCGCCAGCAGAGGCCGCGGCGAGGCATTCGTCACTTGCCTCCTCGGGCGCCTCGACTTGGTCACTGGGAAGTTGACCCGGATCAACATGGGGCACCCGCTGCCGCTATTGGTGCGCGACGGCAAGGTCGTCGGTCCGCTCGCGTGCAAGCCCACGCTGCCCGCCGGACTCGGGGGCGGCCTGGCCGAGGTCGCCAACGACATCCTCGAACCCGGCGATCGAGTCTTCTGCATCACCGACGGCGTGGTCGACGCCCATCGCCCCGGCGGCGAAGACTTCGGCGAGGAACGCCTGGTCGCACTGCTTGAGGCGCAGTCCCAAATTCAGCTCGGCACGACGGAGATGGTCCGCCAGCTCTCCCATACCGTTCTGGACCATCATGGCGTCCTCAGCGACGACACCACCGCGTTCCTCGTCGACTTCCACTAG
- a CDS encoding nuclear transport factor 2 family protein yields MTACRLHQGGSRGRTPERRACAQGDAAYSTGDMDVLTELLADEVVWRTAGRSPISGEYKGRDQVFGFFGKLMELSGGTAKIEVHDILANDEHAVALVTSTASRAGKSFSGLDVHTGASHPGPLFG; encoded by the coding sequence TTGACAGCGTGCCGTCTGCACCAAGGAGGCAGTCGTGGCCGAACACCCGAACGTCGAGCTTGCGCGCAAGGGGACGCCGCCTACAGCACAGGCGACATGGACGTCCTCACTGAGTTGCTCGCGGATGAGGTCGTGTGGCGCACCGCCGGGCGCAGCCCGATCTCCGGCGAGTACAAGGGGCGCGATCAGGTCTTCGGGTTCTTCGGCAAACTCATGGAGCTCAGCGGGGGCACGGCGAAGATCGAGGTGCACGACATTCTGGCCAACGACGAGCACGCCGTCGCTCTGGTCACCAGCACGGCATCCCGAGCCGGCAAGTCATTCAGTGGCTTGGATGTCCACACGGGAGCTAGCCACCCCGGGCCCCTGTTCGGTTGA